From Candidatus Manganitrophaceae bacterium, one genomic window encodes:
- a CDS encoding peroxiredoxin produces MGRLLGLGEKFPEFSLPAVTSIEQGKEFTTVDSRAVEGKWSVFFFWPFDFTFVCPTEIAEFNRDLKKFQERETGVYGASTDSHYVHLAWRRSHPDLKELKFPMLADYKKTLSDALGILHPEEKVPYRATYIVDPEGIIRWVSVYDLSVGRNTEEVLRTLDALQTGAMTPCNWERGKATLS; encoded by the coding sequence ATGGGTCGATTATTGGGTCTTGGAGAGAAATTCCCGGAGTTCTCGCTTCCAGCGGTGACCTCCATCGAGCAGGGAAAAGAATTTACAACCGTCGATTCCAGGGCGGTCGAGGGAAAGTGGTCGGTCTTCTTCTTCTGGCCGTTTGACTTTACCTTCGTTTGCCCGACGGAGATTGCGGAGTTCAATAGAGACTTAAAGAAATTCCAAGAAAGGGAGACAGGGGTTTACGGCGCCAGCACCGACAGCCATTATGTGCATCTTGCTTGGCGGCGGTCCCATCCCGATTTAAAAGAGCTCAAATTTCCCATGTTGGCCGACTATAAGAAAACGCTGAGCGATGCGCTCGGAATTCTTCATCCTGAAGAAAAAGTGCCTTATCGCGCGACCTACATCGTTGATCCCGAAGGGATCATCCGATGGGTGAGCGTCTACGACCTCAGTGTCGGACGGAATACCGAGGAGGTTCTTCGGACGCTGGATGCGCTACAGACCGGCGCGATGACCCCCTGCAACTGGGAGCGGGGGAAAGCGACCCTTTCCTAG